In Zingiber officinale cultivar Zhangliang chromosome 6A, Zo_v1.1, whole genome shotgun sequence, a single genomic region encodes these proteins:
- the LOC121995255 gene encoding dirigent protein 4-like, with translation MASRGRVAPFLVILAFLVAQCFHQSTEAKKVTTNLHFFFHDTISGPDPSAVLVASAVGRTGPAGAFGNLFVVDDLLTEAPEADSPVVGYARGFYMSASRRSVMFVMGLDYGFTAGPFNGSSFSVFSQNPILERELAVVGGRGKFRMAQGFAFLRTHTFNVTSGDAVVEYNVTLFHDE, from the coding sequence ATGGCGAGTAGAGGCAGAGTGGCTCCCTTTCTAGTTATTCTCGCCTTCTTGGTTGCTCAATGCTTCCACCAGTCCACGGAAGCCAAGAAGGTCACCACCAACCTCCACTTCTTCTTCCACGACACCATCAGCGGGCCCGACCCCAGCGCCGTCCTCGTCGCCTCCGCCGTAGGCCGCACCGGCCCGGCCGGCGCCTTCGGCAACCTGTTCGTCGTCGACGACCTGCTGACGGAGGCCCCTGAGGCGGACTCGCCGGTTGTGGGCTACGCGCGGGGCTTCTACATGTCAGCGTCTCGGCGGTCTGTGATGTTCGTGATGGGGCTGGACTACGGCTTCACGGCTGGGCCGTTCAACGGCAGCTCCTTCAGCGTTTTCTCGCAGAATCCCATACTGGAGCGTGAGCTAGCCGTGGTCGGCGGCCGGGGAAAGTTCCGGATGGCGCAGGGGTTTGCCTTCCTGCGAACGCATACATTCAACGTCACCTCCGGCGACGCCGTCGTCGAGTACAACGTGACTCTGTTTCACGATGAGTGA
- the LOC121995256 gene encoding dirigent protein 4-like, producing MGVAAIAALEAVVAVTATNGGGCDSGDACRSPRLFANQRNRRRLETIMASRGRVAPFLVILAFLVAQCFHQSTEAKKVTTNLHFFFHDTLSGPDPSAVLVASAVGRTGPAGAFGNLFVVDDPLTEAPEADSPVVGYARGFYMSASRRSVMLVMGLDYGFTAGPFNGSSFSVFSQNPILDGERELAVVGGRGKFRMAQGFAFLRTHSVNVTSGDAVVEYNVTLFHDE from the exons ATGGGGGTGGCTGCGATAGCGGCGCTGGAAGCTGTGGTGGCGGTGACTGCAACCAATGGAGGTGGCTGCGACAGTGGCGACGCCTGCCGGAG CCCCCGGTTGTTTGCAAATCAAAGAAACAGGAGAAGGTTGGAGACGATAATGGCGAGTAGAGGCAGAGTGGCTCCCTTTCTAGTTATTCTCGCCTTCTTGGTTGCTCAATGCTTCCACCAGTCCACGGAAGCCAAGAAGGTCACCACCAACCTCCACTTCTTCTTCCACGACACCCTCAGCGGGCCCGACCCCAGCGCCGTCCTCGTCGCCTCCGCCGTAGGCCGCACCGGCCCGGCCGGCGCCTTCGGCAACCTATTCGTCGTCGACGACCCGCTGACGGAGGCCCCCGAGGCGGACTCGCCGGTTGTGGGCTACGCGCGGGGCTTCTACATGTCGGCGTCTCGGCGGTCTGTGATGCTCGTGATGGGGCTGGACTACGGCTTCACGGCTGGGCCGTTCAACGGCAGCTCCTTCAGCGTGTTCTCGCAGAATCCCATACTGGACGGGGAGCGTGAGCTAGCCGTGGTCGGCGGCCGGGGAAAGTTCCGGATGGCGCAGGGGTTTGCCTTCTTGCGGACGCACTCCGTCAACGTCACATCCGGCGACGCTGTCGTCGAGTACAACGTGACTCTGTTTCACGATGAGTGA